GTCTTGCTCGTGGCTGACGGCGACGAGCTCCGGCTTCTCGCCATCGAGCTTGATGCGCTCGGGGGCCACGCCGGACTGATCCAGACAGAACAACGCCAGCAGGGTCGACGACGGCGTCTTGCCGGAGTCCACCACCAGCTCTCCCTTGGCCGGCAGCTGCGATAGCGTTGGCCCAGTCAAGATCTCGCGCCCCGCCGACCAGCCGGTGACGAAGAACACCACCGGGTCCAACGCTCTCAGCTTGTCGTAGGAGGCCACCAAGGCGGGCAGCGGCATCAGTGCCACGTCGGCGCCGCTTTCGTCTCCACCGCCCCGCGCCAGCGCGCCCTCCACCGCCGACATGTCGTCCACGGCCTTGGCTTCCACCGCGAGCCCGGCACCACCGAAGTCCTTCTTGCCCTTGTCGCGCTCGATCTCGAGCAGCACCGGGGCCAAGAGGTCCCAGCCGGGCGCCACCACCCGCAGGGGCCGGCCGAGCTTGGGCTTGGGCTTGGCGGGCGTGAGGGGCAGCGGACCGCTGCTCTTCGGCGCCGCCACCACCGGCGCAGAAGCGGAAGGGCGCGCAGAAGCAGAGGGCGCTGTGGACGCCGAGGCCCGCGGCAGCGCACCCGTGTGCGGCTGCTTGGGACGCATCCACAAGGACACGCCGAGGGTCGCCAGCAAGGCGAACAAGATCACGGAGACGACGTTGGCGCGCACGGCTTCACCAATGCGAGCTGCCGCCGGACTCGCCCACCTTGTGGCGCCCGGGGTAGCTCTTCTTCAGGTGCTCTTTGACGTCGTTCACGGGCACCGCCAAGTTCAGGTTCTGGGCGCGGCCGAACATGCTGCCGATCTGCGCGGTGGTCACGCCAATCACGCGGCCCTTCATGTCGAACAGTGGGCCGCCGGAGTTGCCGGGCGACACGGGCACCGACATCTGGATCCAGTTCTTGCCGTCGTACACGCGCCGGGCGCTCACCAAGCCGTCCGTGAGGGTGTGATCGAGCCCCAGCGGATTGCCGATGGAGATGGCGCGCTCCCCGACTTGGATTTCGTCACTGTTTCCCAGCGTCACGGGCTCCACCTTCGGGGGGTCGCCGCTCTTCGGCTTTTTCAGGTCGATCGCCAGCAGGGCCACATCTCGAGCCGCATCGTCCGCGAGCACGTCCACGTCGTCGTACACGGCGCCGTTCATGAATTTCACGGAGAGGGACCGCGCCGGAGCGATCACGTGATGGTTCGTGACCAGCGTTCCCTTGTCGTCCACCAAGAAGCCGGTACCACCGCCCTCGGTGTCTCCCTGGGCCTTGATGCCGATGCTGACCACCGCCGGAGCCAGGGCCTTGAACAGCTCCGCGGGAGTCCTGTCCGCCGGATCTTTCTTTTTTTGTTGGGGCGGCGCGGCCACGGCGGCGTCCGGCTGCTCCACGACCGGCGGCGCGCTGGCGCTCGCCGTGGGCGCCGCGCTCGGCGCCACGCGGGCGGCGATCGGCGCCGACGCCGACGCCGACGCCAAGGGCTCCGGCGTCGCCTTCTCCGGCGCGCGCACGCCGGCCAGCGTCCACGCGATGCTGCCAACGGCGGAAAGACCGGACGACGCCAGACGATCGCCCTCCTTCGCGAGCAGTCCTCGCGTGAAGCCGCCCAGCGCCACCACGAACACGACGGCGAAGCCCATCCAGGTGAGCGCGAACACCTCCGTGGGCACGCCCTTCCCGCGGGAAGGATCGTCGTCCGGCAAGATCCGATCGGTGATCACCGCGGGCACCAGCACGGCGAGCACGACGGCACCCAAGACCCGAACCCAACCGTTCGCCGTGAAGTGGCCGATGGCG
This window of the Polyangiaceae bacterium genome carries:
- a CDS encoding trypsin-like peptidase domain-containing protein, which gives rise to MAGSSSAIVVARGVVKAITLAVGGLTTVLCLMSAIGHFTANGWVRVLGAVVLAVLVPAVITDRILPDDDPSRGKGVPTEVFALTWMGFAVVFVVALGGFTRGLLAKEGDRLASSGLSAVGSIAWTLAGVRAPEKATPEPLASASASAPIAARVAPSAAPTASASAPPVVEQPDAAVAAPPQQKKKDPADRTPAELFKALAPAVVSIGIKAQGDTEGGGTGFLVDDKGTLVTNHHVIAPARSLSVKFMNGAVYDDVDVLADDAARDVALLAIDLKKPKSGDPPKVEPVTLGNSDEIQVGERAISIGNPLGLDHTLTDGLVSARRVYDGKNWIQMSVPVSPGNSGGPLFDMKGRVIGVTTAQIGSMFGRAQNLNLAVPVNDVKEHLKKSYPGRHKVGESGGSSHW